In Nostoc sp. CENA543, a single genomic region encodes these proteins:
- a CDS encoding ATP-binding sensor histidine kinase, which yields MLNNLVSIPGYRISEEIYNGSRTLVYRAVRESDSVPVVIKLLKNPYPSFSELLLFRNQYTIGKNLNSPLVIQTYSLELLHNGYMLVMEDFGGISLNDYFAKNQNVTSLKEFLVIAIALCDILDLLYHERIIHKDIKPSNILINPATKQVKLIDFSIASLLPRETQTLVNPNVLEGTLAYLSPEQTGRMNRGIDYRTDFYSLGVTFYELLTDELPFSSTDAMELVHSHIAKIPPPIQEINPDIPFVISEIVRKLMAKNAEDRYQSALGLKFDLEKCLNQLKTTGEIRDFKIAQRDVCDRFIIPDKLYGRETEVQTLLAAFERVSLGATEMMLVAGFSGIGKTAVVNEVHKPIVRQRGYFIKGKYDQFQRNIPFSAFVQAFRDLMGQLLTESDVQIERWRNKILEAVGEHGQVIIEVIPELENIIGKQPPASELSGTAAQNRFNLLFQKFTQVFTTKEHPLVIFLDDLQWADSASLKLMQLLMADTGHLFIIGAYRDNETALASSRETRPTQCLVNPGHPLLLTLSEIQKSQAKINTITLAPLSQVQVNQLVADTLKCSQDLASSLTELVYQKTQGNPFFATQLLKAWHQDKLITFDFKLTCWQCDIIQIKIQAATDDVVAFMSLQLQKLPLLTQEVLQLAACIGNSFDLGTLAIVSQKSEIEIAAALWQALQEGLILPISEVYKFYQSENADQFVLQPENNNTKIAKYQFLHDRIQQAAYALIPDAQKTATHLRIGQLLLQNSSETVKQEKLFDIVEHLNLGKDLISQPSDRQNLAQLNLQAGVKAKNSTAYPAARTYLQTGITLLDSNCWQNQYELTLNLYITSTEVSYLNGDFEGMEQQAALVLQQAQTVLDRVKIYEIQIAAHTLQSHVLEAIAVGRTALSLLGVELPKAANETEIATALQTLNNQLENIPVETLVDLPISNDSFTQAAMRIMGILFPPMIQGMPSLLPLLSSKMVSLSLQSGNTVSSTIGYAIHGLVMSAFLADAATGYEFGKVALNLLEKFNTPEIKPIVMFLFGSFIQLHKEPLHNSIPTLKTAFDAGMETGNFMYAGFSLAIHSNSRFFSGGELSDFVQDMAHYSLALAQVKQYAAQAYIDLGKQTAENFIEIVSQPHCLTGNSYNEIAMLPKHQQDGDGTAIAEVYIYKLLLAYYFGDYQDAINYVAQAQPYIVALSGTFFVPIFYFYAALTHLQCLPSQSQQEQSETLTIAQTHQTNLAEFAHQAPMNHQHKVDLIEAQKQQVWGENYAAADLYDRAIAGAKTNGYIQEEALANELAAKFYLAWGKEKVAAGYMQEAYYCYSRWGAKAKIADLERHYPQLLAPILQQSRSVVSTNETIFTVGTVTKISSSASSSSVSHTLDLTAILKASQSISGEIELEKLLSSLLSIVIENAGADKCVLMLLQDNHLLIQGAITQGTQPIVLQSIAIADSDDIPQTLIYKVKNNQQTVVLLDANADITFAHDPYMIRQQPQSVLCSPILHQGKLLGILYLENNLAKGAFKGDRIELLNLLCTQAAISLENARLYQLSQESAQQLQRSLDELSASNSRFHNLVDNLPGVVYQVHLSTSGEQSLPYISAGCYKLWEIPAQQMNANVQNLLAIVHPEDIATFQQALGSAMTTLTSGQWSGRILTPSGIVKWVHAEGYIRKLVDGSFVWDCIMLDISERKQAELALQQAQLQIIQSEKMSALGNLVAGIAHEMNNPLGFIAASLKQAKPTFADICEHLKLYQDSFPNKTEEILDHESEIDLEYTIEDLPKMLDSMTMACDRLKNISTSLRTFSRADRDYKVPFNIHEGIDSTILILKHRLKANEQRPAIEVITDYGNLPQVKCFPGQLNQVFMNILANAIDALDESNQGRSFEEIQAHPNQITITTSMADKYAKISIVDNGKGMSEEVKQKIFDHLFTTKAVGKGTGLGLAIAKQIIEESHGGQLSCHSTLGQGTEFLIQLPL from the coding sequence ATGTTAAACAACCTGGTGAGTATTCCTGGATATCGCATTAGTGAAGAAATCTACAATGGTTCTAGAACGCTAGTTTATCGTGCAGTCAGAGAAAGTGACTCAGTACCAGTAGTGATCAAACTACTGAAAAATCCTTATCCTAGTTTTAGCGAATTGTTGTTATTTCGCAATCAATACACCATCGGCAAAAATCTCAACTCACCCCTGGTTATCCAAACCTATAGCCTTGAACTCTTACATAATGGCTATATGTTAGTTATGGAAGACTTTGGGGGGATTTCTCTGAATGATTATTTTGCCAAAAATCAAAATGTGACATCTTTAAAAGAATTTTTAGTGATCGCGATCGCCCTCTGTGACATCCTAGACTTACTCTACCACGAACGAATTATTCATAAAGATATTAAACCCAGCAATATATTAATTAATCCTGCAACTAAACAAGTTAAATTAATCGACTTTAGTATTGCATCATTATTACCGAGAGAAACCCAAACCCTAGTTAACCCCAACGTCTTAGAAGGAACGCTAGCTTATCTCTCTCCAGAACAAACAGGGAGAATGAATCGAGGGATTGACTACCGCACAGATTTTTATTCTTTAGGTGTCACTTTTTATGAATTACTCACAGATGAGTTACCATTCTCATCTACTGATGCGATGGAATTGGTACATTCTCATATTGCGAAAATTCCACCACCCATACAGGAAATTAATCCAGATATCCCCTTTGTTATCTCAGAAATTGTCAGAAAACTGATGGCGAAAAATGCTGAAGATAGGTATCAGAGTGCTTTGGGATTGAAGTTTGATTTAGAAAAATGTCTAAATCAGTTAAAAACAACTGGTGAGATTAGAGACTTTAAAATTGCCCAGCGTGATGTGTGCGATCGCTTTATCATTCCTGATAAACTTTATGGCAGAGAGACAGAAGTTCAAACCCTACTAGCAGCGTTTGAGAGAGTCAGCCTTGGTGCAACAGAAATGATGCTAGTCGCTGGGTTTTCTGGAATTGGTAAAACAGCCGTTGTCAACGAAGTGCATAAACCTATTGTCAGACAACGTGGCTATTTTATCAAAGGTAAATATGACCAATTTCAACGCAATATTCCTTTCAGCGCATTTGTGCAGGCATTTCGTGATTTAATGGGGCAATTATTGACCGAAAGCGATGTGCAGATAGAGCGATGGAGAAATAAAATATTAGAGGCGGTTGGTGAACATGGGCAAGTAATTATTGAAGTTATTCCCGAATTAGAAAATATTATTGGCAAACAACCACCAGCCTCAGAATTATCAGGAACAGCCGCACAAAATAGATTTAACTTATTATTTCAAAAATTTACCCAAGTCTTTACAACTAAAGAACATCCCTTAGTAATATTTTTAGATGATTTACAATGGGCTGATTCTGCATCATTAAAATTAATGCAGCTATTAATGGCTGATACCGGGCATCTTTTCATTATTGGCGCATATCGTGATAACGAAACGGCACTTGCTTCAAGCCGGGAAACCCGTCCAACGCAGTGCCTCGTCAATCCTGGACATCCATTATTATTGACCTTGAGTGAAATCCAAAAGAGCCAAGCAAAAATTAACACCATTACTTTAGCACCACTTAGTCAAGTACAAGTAAATCAATTAGTGGCTGATACACTCAAATGTAGTCAAGATTTAGCATCATCTTTAACAGAATTAGTATATCAGAAAACCCAAGGCAATCCGTTTTTTGCCACACAGCTTCTCAAAGCATGGCATCAAGATAAATTAATCACATTTGATTTTAAATTAACTTGTTGGCAATGTGACATCATCCAGATAAAAATTCAAGCAGCAACAGATGATGTAGTAGCTTTTATGAGTTTACAACTGCAAAAACTACCACTATTAACTCAAGAGGTATTGCAGTTAGCAGCTTGTATTGGCAATTCTTTTGATTTAGGGACTTTGGCTATTGTTTCCCAAAAATCAGAAATAGAAATAGCTGCTGCTTTGTGGCAAGCTTTGCAAGAAGGATTAATTTTACCAATTAGTGAGGTTTATAAGTTCTATCAGAGTGAGAATGCTGACCAATTTGTTTTGCAACCTGAAAATAATAATACAAAAATAGCTAAATATCAATTTCTGCACGATCGCATTCAACAAGCGGCTTATGCTTTGATTCCCGACGCACAGAAAACCGCAACTCACTTGCGTATCGGACAATTACTGCTACAAAATTCCTCGGAGACGGTAAAACAGGAAAAATTGTTTGATATTGTTGAGCATTTGAATTTAGGAAAAGACCTAATTAGTCAACCAAGCGATCGCCAAAATTTAGCTCAACTCAATTTGCAAGCTGGAGTTAAAGCCAAAAATTCTACAGCCTATCCCGCAGCCAGGACTTATTTACAAACAGGAATTACTTTATTAGACAGTAACTGTTGGCAAAATCAATATGAATTGACTTTAAATCTGTATATTACATCTACTGAAGTCAGTTATTTAAATGGCGACTTTGAAGGTATGGAACAGCAAGCAGCATTAGTTTTGCAGCAAGCGCAAACAGTTCTAGACAGGGTGAAAATTTATGAGATTCAAATTGCCGCCCATACTTTACAAAGTCATGTCTTAGAAGCGATCGCTGTGGGCAGAACAGCTTTATCTCTATTGGGAGTTGAACTACCCAAAGCAGCCAACGAAACCGAGATTGCTACAGCACTACAAACCCTCAATAACCAGTTAGAAAATATCCCAGTAGAAACCTTAGTCGATTTACCAATTAGCAATGATAGTTTTACCCAAGCAGCAATGCGGATTATGGGCATCTTATTTCCACCAATGATTCAGGGTATGCCCAGTTTATTACCTTTGCTCAGTTCCAAGATGGTCAGTCTATCATTGCAATCGGGAAATACAGTATCATCAACTATCGGCTATGCCATACACGGATTAGTCATGTCTGCCTTTTTAGCAGATGCCGCTACAGGCTATGAGTTTGGCAAAGTTGCTTTAAATTTACTCGAAAAATTTAATACCCCAGAGATTAAGCCCATTGTGATGTTTCTGTTTGGCAGCTTTATTCAACTCCATAAAGAACCATTGCACAACTCAATCCCCACCTTGAAAACAGCGTTTGATGCAGGGATGGAGACGGGCAATTTTATGTATGCTGGTTTTTCCTTAGCTATCCACAGCAATTCCCGATTTTTTAGTGGTGGAGAATTGAGTGATTTTGTTCAAGACATGGCTCACTATAGTCTGGCTTTAGCTCAAGTGAAACAATATGCAGCTCAAGCCTATATAGATTTGGGAAAACAAACGGCAGAAAATTTTATTGAGATAGTTAGTCAACCACATTGTTTAACCGGAAATTCTTACAATGAAATAGCGATGCTGCCTAAGCACCAGCAAGATGGAGATGGCACAGCGATCGCGGAAGTTTATATCTATAAGTTATTGCTGGCTTACTATTTTGGTGATTATCAAGATGCAATTAATTATGTGGCTCAAGCACAGCCCTACATAGTAGCTTTATCAGGCACATTTTTTGTGCCTATTTTCTATTTTTATGCAGCCCTGACTCATTTGCAATGCTTACCGAGTCAATCGCAACAGGAGCAAAGTGAAACTCTGACAATTGCTCAAACCCATCAAACAAATCTGGCTGAATTTGCCCATCAAGCACCTATGAATCACCAACATAAGGTGGATTTAATCGAAGCTCAAAAGCAACAGGTGTGGGGTGAAAATTATGCAGCCGCAGATTTATATGATCGCGCGATCGCAGGTGCTAAAACCAACGGCTATATTCAAGAAGAAGCTCTAGCTAACGAATTAGCCGCTAAATTTTACCTTGCTTGGGGTAAAGAGAAAGTCGCCGCAGGTTATATGCAAGAAGCATATTATTGTTACTCTCGATGGGGAGCAAAAGCCAAAATCGCCGACTTAGAAAGACACTATCCCCAATTACTGGCACCTATATTACAGCAAAGCCGTTCTGTTGTTTCCACTAACGAAACTATCTTTACCGTGGGAACTGTCACAAAAATTAGTTCTTCGGCTTCTAGCAGCAGTGTCTCACATACCCTAGATTTAACAGCTATTCTCAAAGCATCTCAGAGTATCTCCGGTGAAATCGAACTAGAAAAACTGCTTTCATCCTTACTTTCTATTGTGATTGAAAATGCTGGGGCTGATAAATGTGTGTTAATGCTGTTGCAAGACAATCATCTACTAATTCAAGGGGCAATTACCCAAGGAACACAACCCATTGTGTTGCAAAGTATTGCCATTGCAGACAGCGATGACATTCCCCAGACGCTCATTTACAAAGTCAAAAACAACCAACAAACTGTAGTGCTACTGGATGCCAACGCAGATATTACCTTTGCCCATGATCCCTATATGATTCGTCAGCAGCCTCAAAGTGTCTTGTGCAGCCCGATTTTGCACCAAGGAAAGTTGCTGGGGATTTTATATCTAGAAAATAATTTAGCAAAAGGAGCGTTTAAAGGCGATCGCATCGAATTACTGAATTTACTTTGCACCCAAGCCGCCATTTCTCTAGAAAATGCCCGACTTTATCAACTTTCTCAGGAATCTGCCCAACAATTACAGCGATCGCTTGATGAATTGAGCGCAAGCAATTCTCGCTTTCATAACTTGGTAGATAATCTTCCTGGGGTTGTTTATCAAGTTCATCTGTCTACTAGTGGTGAACAATCTTTACCTTATATCAGTGCAGGCTGTTATAAATTATGGGAAATTCCAGCCCAGCAAATGAATGCTAATGTTCAGAATCTCTTGGCTATAGTTCATCCAGAAGATATTGCGACTTTCCAACAGGCACTAGGAAGCGCAATGACAACTCTGACTTCTGGGCAGTGGTCAGGTAGAATTTTAACACCTTCTGGAATTGTCAAGTGGGTTCATGCGGAAGGGTACATCCGCAAACTTGTGGATGGAAGTTTTGTGTGGGATTGCATAATGTTAGATATCAGTGAACGCAAACAAGCTGAACTAGCTTTGCAACAAGCCCAATTACAAATTATCCAAAGTGAAAAAATGTCTGCCTTGGGTAACTTAGTCGCTGGTATCGCTCACGAAATGAATAATCCTTTAGGATTTATTGCTGCCAGTCTCAAACAAGCTAAACCTACTTTCGCTGATATTTGCGAACACTTAAAACTCTATCAAGATAGTTTCCCCAATAAAACTGAAGAAATCCTCGACCATGAGTCAGAAATTGACTTGGAATATACCATAGAAGACCTACCTAAAATGCTGGATTCGATGACAATGGCGTGCGATAGATTAAAAAATATCAGCACTTCTTTGCGGACTTTCTCCCGTGCTGATAGAGATTACAAAGTGCCATTTAATATCCATGAAGGCATTGATAGTACAATCTTAATTCTGAAACATCGTCTCAAAGCTAATGAACAACGTCCCGCAATTGAGGTAATAACTGATTACGGTAATTTACCCCAAGTTAAATGTTTCCCTGGACAATTAAATCAGGTATTCATGAATATTTTGGCAAATGCAATTGACGCATTAGATGAATCAAATCAAGGCCGGAGTTTTGAGGAAATTCAAGCTCATCCTAACCAGATTACAATTACCACATCAATGGCAGATAAATATGCAAAAATCTCCATTGTAGATAATGGTAAGGGGATGAGTGAAGAGGTAAAACAAAAAATATTTGACCATTTATTTACTACTAAAGCTGTAGGGAAAGGTACAGGCTTAGGCTTGGCTATAGCTAAACAAATTATTGAAGAAAGCCACGGTGGCCAGTTGAGTTGTCATTCTACCCTTGGTCAAGGTACGGAGTTTTTGATTCAGCTTCCACTTTAA
- the ilvN gene encoding acetolactate synthase small subunit, giving the protein MKHTLSVLVEDEAGVLSRIASLFARRGFNIESLAVGSGEQGGVSRITMVVPGDDRVIEQITKQLYKLVNVLKVQDITETPCVERELMLLKVNATSTNRSEVIELAQIFRARVVDVAEDSLTLEVVGDPGKMVAIVQVLQKFGIREIARTGKIALTRESGVNTELLKSLEAKAS; this is encoded by the coding sequence ATGAAACATACTCTTTCAGTTTTGGTAGAAGATGAGGCGGGGGTTCTGTCCCGCATTGCGAGTTTATTTGCGCGTCGTGGCTTTAATATCGAAAGTCTGGCGGTGGGTTCGGGTGAGCAGGGAGGCGTTTCCCGAATTACGATGGTTGTACCTGGTGACGATCGCGTAATTGAACAAATCACCAAGCAACTATACAAGTTAGTCAATGTCCTCAAAGTCCAGGATATTACAGAAACACCTTGTGTAGAAAGAGAATTGATGCTTTTGAAGGTGAATGCTACTAGCACTAACCGTTCGGAAGTCATCGAACTAGCTCAAATTTTCCGGGCGCGGGTTGTAGATGTGGCGGAAGATTCCCTAACTTTAGAAGTTGTGGGCGACCCTGGTAAAATGGTGGCGATCGTACAGGTGCTACAAAAGTTTGGTATTCGAGAAATTGCCCGCACTGGTAAAATCGCCTTGACTCGTGAATCTGGTGTGAATACTGAGTTACTCAAGTCTTTAGAAGCTAAGGCTTCCTGA
- a CDS encoding BON domain-containing protein, producing the protein MGWLQRIFGMEKPQNAQVNPAPQVQQAATSTATQSIPPERLGLNGEYDQSGLAKRVALAFDQDAQLKNVDSLWVAQTSGTVVLKGKVPSQEILNKMMSVARNVHGTTSVDTTQVTIG; encoded by the coding sequence ATGGGTTGGTTACAAAGAATTTTCGGGATGGAAAAGCCTCAAAATGCTCAAGTAAATCCCGCCCCTCAAGTACAACAAGCGGCGACTTCCACCGCTACCCAGTCAATTCCGCCAGAACGTTTGGGATTAAATGGCGAATATGACCAAAGTGGTTTAGCTAAACGGGTAGCCTTAGCATTTGATCAAGATGCACAGCTAAAAAATGTAGATTCCCTGTGGGTGGCTCAAACTAGCGGTACTGTAGTTTTGAAAGGAAAAGTTCCTAGCCAAGAAATTCTCAACAAGATGATGTCCGTAGCCCGAAACGTACATGGAACGACATCCGTAGATACTACACAAGTTACTATTGGCTAG